AGGCAGGTGTCGCCGTTAGGCTGGGTGGGATATTCCAGCGTGGTCGTGCCGTCGTCGTTGGCCCAGCGCCGGGCGGGCTCGCCGCGCGCGGCCCGGGCTTCGGCCTCGGTGGTGTAGGGCCGGGGCGGCGCAAGCGTCGTGCAGGCGCCGAGCTGGAACAGCGCCGCAGCCATGCACAAGCTGCACAGCAGCCGCAGGAAAGCGCTGCGACCGCCACTGCAGCCCCGTTCTCCAGCCCGGGAAATGGCGTCCATCATGATAGTGCTCCGGTCAGCGTCCGCGATACCGGGTGTAGCGCCCGGTGCCCGTCACCCGGCCGTCGTTGTTGAAGGATACGGTGAAATAGACCGGCTCGCCGCCGGCCTGGCCGTCGTCGATCTTCCATTCCCACACCGTTCCCCGCTTGAGCTGGAAGAACTGGCTGGAGGCCGGCTTGCCCAGCAGGCGGCGCACCTGGTCGCCGTTCATGCCTTTTTCGACCCGGGCGAAGATCTCCTCGTTCAATACCTGCTCGATTTCGCGCAGGATGCCGTCGCCGCCGACGGTGATCATGAAGCACTCCACCCCTTCGGGCTGGCGGCTGTATTCCCAGGTGGTGGAGCCGTCCTCGTTGCGCCACTCCATGTGCGGCGGGCCGAAGCGCTCGCGCACTTCGGCCGCGGTGGACACCCCGGGCTGCAGCTGGCGGACATTGAGGTAGTCGCAGGCGGTGATGCCGATCGCCGACAGCAGGGCACACAAGCAGCCGAGCAGGCGTTTCA
The window above is part of the Thauera aromatica K172 genome. Proteins encoded here:
- the bamE gene encoding outer membrane protein assembly factor BamE domain-containing protein is translated as MKRLLGCLCALLSAIGITACDYLNVRQLQPGVSTAAEVRERFGPPHMEWRNEDGSTTWEYSRQPEGVECFMITVGGDGILREIEQVLNEEIFARVEKGMNGDQVRRLLGKPASSQFFQLKRGTVWEWKIDDGQAGGEPVYFTVSFNNDGRVTGTGRYTRYRGR